From a single Scomber japonicus isolate fScoJap1 chromosome 12, fScoJap1.pri, whole genome shotgun sequence genomic region:
- the LOC128369171 gene encoding apolipoprotein D-like — MNAIQVISLTLLSVLAANAQVIMPGRCPKPAVQENFDAARYLGTWYDIQRLPHTFQRGECSTATYSLLSPGVVGVLNKELLADGTTNSISGSARAKDPSEPAKLLVSFFENSPPAPYWVLSTDYDSYSLVYSCTDLGVLHVEFAWIMSREPTLPEETLEELTSTLSSIGVRVDKLITTNQDTDYCSTMN; from the exons ATGAATGCCATCCAGGTGATTTCCCTGACCCTGCTGTCAGTTCTGGCTGCAAATGCTCAGGTCATCATGCCAGGAAGATGCCCCAAGCCTGCTGTTCAGGAGAACTTTGATGCTGCAAGG TATCTTGGCACCTGGTATGATATCCAGAGACTGCCACACACCTTCCAGAGGGGTGAGTGCAGCACTGCCACCTACAGCCTGTTGAGCCCTGGAGTTGTTGGTGTCCTCAACAAAGAGCTGCT TGCTGATGGCACCACCAACTCCATCAGTGGCTCTGCAAGGGCTAAAGACCCCTCTGAGCCTGCCAAGCTGCTGGTCTCCTTCTTTGAGA ACTCTCCCCCTGCCCCTTACTGGGTTCTGTCCACTGACTACGACAGCTACTCTCTGGTCTACAGCTGCACCGACCTCGGTGTGCTCCATGTGGAGTTCGCCTGGATCATGAGCAGGGAGCCCACTCTTCCTGAGGAGACCCTTGAGGAGCTGACGAGCACCCTGTCCTCCATCGGAGTCAGAGTGGACAAGTTGATCACCACCAACCAGGACACAGATTATTGCAGCACCATGAACTAG
- the LOC128369166 gene encoding apolipoprotein D-like, producing MKAIQVISLTLLSVLAANAQILKFGKCPKPDVQANFDATRYIGKWYEIKKLPTAFQKGQCATATYSLKSPGVIGVLNTELLDNGTTNSIAGSAKPKDPAQPAKLEVSFYDIPSPPGPYWVLSTDYEGHALVYGCTDFGLFRMEFTWIMSREPTLSEETTEQLQSILSSAGVNPSKLVATNQDATYCSAMTQ from the exons ATGAAGGCCATCCAGGTGATTTCCTTGACTCTGCTGTCTGTCCTTGCAGCAAACGCTCAGATCTTGAAGTTTGGCAAATGTCCCAAGCCCGATGTTCAGGCCAACTTTGATGCCACCAGG taCATTGGTAAATGGTATGAGATCAAGAAGCTGCCAACAGCCTTCCAGAAAGGTCAGTGCGCCACTGCCACCTACAGTCTGAAGAGTCCTGGAGTCATTGGGGTCCTCAACACGGAGCTGCT tgACAATGGAACCACTAATTCTATTGCCGGCTCTGCCAAGCCCAAGGACCCTGCTCAGCCTGCCAAGCTGGAAGTCtccttctatgaca TCCCATCTCCCCCTGGTCCCTACTGGGTGCTGTCCACCGACTATGAGGGTCACGCTCTGGTCTATGGCTGCACAGACTTCGGCCTGTTCCGCATGGAGTTCACCTGGATCATGAGCAGAGAGCCCACCCTGTCTGAGGAGACCACCGAGCAGCTGCAAAGCATCCTGTCCTCTGCTGGAGTCAACCCAAGCAAGCTGGTCGCTACCAACCAGGATGCCACCTACTGCAGTGCCATGACCCAGTAG
- the apoda.1 gene encoding apolipoprotein Da, duplicate 1, translating to MKLSLALVAFFLPLIRAQVPHWGPCPEPAVQPAFTLKQFMGRWFEIAKLPAEFEKGRCIETNFTLKADNSIRVVSSEILKGELRKIEGIGVIEDLKNPAKLGISYSYVLPYSPYWILATDYVNSALVYSCTDVLRLFHVDFAWILSRTRTLPEAAIDKAREVFANNNIDVTRMIASRQQGCEKTL from the exons ATGAAGCTATCTTTGGCTTTGGTTGCattcttcctccccctcatcAGGGCTCAGGTGCCCCACTGGGGACCATGTCCAGAGCCAGCTGTTCAACCTGCTTTCACCCTTAAACAG TTTATGGGGAGGTGGTTTGAAATCGCCAAACTCCCGGCAGAGTTTGAGAAGGGACGTTGCATTGAGACCAATTTCACTTTGAAGGCAGACAACTCCATTCGAGTGGTTAGCTCTGAAATATT aaaaggagagCTGAGAAAAATCGAGGGGATCGGAGTCATAGAGGATCTGAAGAATCCTGCCAAGCTGGGAATAAGTTATTCTTACG TCCTGCCCTATTCCCCTTACTGGATCTTGGCCACTGACTATGTGAACTCAGCCTTGGTGTACTCCTGCACGGACGTCCTGAGGCTCTTCCATGTTGACTTTGCCTGGATCCTGAGCCGAACACGGACCCTGCCAGAGGCCGCCATTGACAAAGCCAGGGAGGTCTTCGCAAACAACAACATTGATGTGACCAGGATGATTGCCAGCAGGCAGCAAGGCTGTGAAAAAACTCTGTAA
- the LOC128369286 gene encoding COP9 signalosome complex subunit 9: MPLKDQSNSTAMKPAVDEMFPEGAGPYVDLDEAGGSTGLLMDLAANEKAVHSDFFNDFEDLFDDDDIQ, from the exons ATGCCTCTAAAGGACCAGTCAAACTCCACAGCCATGAAACCAGCCGTGGATGAGATGTTTCCGGAGGGTGCAGGACCTTATGTAGACCTGGATGAG GCTGGGGGAAGCACAGGACTGCTGATGGACCTGGCTGCCAATGAAAAGGCAGTTCATTCAGACTTCTTCAACG atTTTGAGGACCTGTTTGATGACGATGACATCCAGTGA